The window attataggtTTATACTGAAAACAGCACTGTCAAAAGTCTTCCTACAACGTTTTGtccaaaatataattactagatctggtatttttaacacaaaagtgAGTATAGAATATATCACGTAAATTTAGCAACGGATTGTTTGGCCACAGCACTCAAAGGGATACACTATCCACCGACAAAAtagttaacataaatattaaaggcGCAACCTAGTCATGAAACGATACGAGAGAAACAcagcattttttttaactttcaacaaAACTTTTGCACAAAAATATAAGGTTTCAGGATAAAATTTTGACATTTGATATATAAAACTGAGAGTAGATATACATATGGggtttctagcgcacttttgaGACACACAGATATTCCATGTAAAAttctgttcaatgtaccataaatgaACGTGATCTATCCAACAGTAAATATAGAATGTAAaataaccaaatctatagctgttttactgttaaatgtttgcttctaatttcttaagctgctttaatgaaaaatctgtatTCTACAAAGATAgttgtaacacattctttatcttttattatctttttatccGTAACAATCgagtttaatttatcatttttattctattctatttattttatccaaaacatccaaaaatctgttcggcaagtgtactttatcTTCTAATTCTGTTATGATtttaaacccgaatttatctttaattttctctaaattaCATGACtttattcttcttattttcttctaattccattaatttcttatattctttcaATCTTAAATCACCAAACTTATTTAATTCccttagtagctccatttattaagaaagaaatgtatacttctacaaaaataattaggtAAATTAAGGTGAAAAATCGACATTGTACTTctaaaaaacacaagaaaaaccGCGTTATGGCCCTAAAAACTCGGTTTTTTAAAGTACATACGATCTAGTACTACAGTTtttgaaaaacctgaaaaatatactgaattatttctaattattgcgaattgtAGCTTAAAAGATGATACTTTGGATGGAATTTCTCAAAATTCACTATAAAAgttggaatttagaaaatctctaattggattttttttctttaaatggaGCGCCAAAAATATCATGTTCATATTGCAAGAAATATGTTTTTGACGTTAATACACCAGGTACTacaattcaaagaatcatctgaaaaataaagaaatttatgaaaaggagctaaattatttaaggaaatggGCTAAAGATAATCAAttgaaacgaaaaaaaaaacaagtaccacatatttttataaacattataaaattgctGTTAGgaccattaaaataattttatgaaaaatttaatttagggcatgattttattttgcaattttacaaCGTATAAATGtcagataataatatattactataagtAATGCAGTGATCTGCATTCGTAGACCTATTGCAAACAACCTTTCTCTGGAATTAACCAAATGTCGAttaagtatagtttttaaaaaatagcaCACATATATGGGTATACGGTAAATAAGTATTGGcagtattatttagtaataattattattattaatgtacttgtcatcgttaatatttttttcttgactGGAGGTCTTATTAATTTTCTACTTATATAAAAACTACAGTAGTACTATAAGCTCTAGACACAGTAGAAAAGCTCATAGAAAACATAATTTGCTTGTTATTTAAGTTGATGGACACAGTCTGCTGAAACATGACATTAAAGGTAGAGAGAGATACTTGGTTGAATTTAAATTAGACCTAAAATCATCAAGCATGTTCCATATCAGAAATTCACATTGGGCATTTGCTGTGTTTGAAATGCAACGCGCGTTGTCAGTTAAAATAACTGAATTAGTTTTGAGAGCAACGCCATTTACTCTAGATAaatcaaacttatttttatgacAGTTTCGTACTGCAATACATAAACTGTTATACACATTCATTAGCAAAAAACCAACAACAGATTCCTTTTGATCAAGCTCAGTATAATATAGATAGTTTAATAATCCTCATTGGTTAGGCAGCTACTGGTGGAACTCGTATATAtgtttttttgaattattaaaaaaatgataaaaactaagcacgtttattttatttttgttgataaattaaatagtttttaaaatatcgcGATAGATTCcaatttctgtaaatttttagaGCCGGATACATCAAAACGGTTTTGAATGTTaccacaataaacaattttacacatttaataacgCTGTCACAAGGATAAACTCTGTTAAGACCTTATTTGTTGTTGCAGGATTGTGTGAGATATCTCTTTTATTGTAAGCATTTTTATGACACAATTTGtcataatttaagataaaatttaattcgtttttattgttttacaaaggCTAAATTCCACATGTTATAATGATTAGTGGAAACCTGGAAAGGTCTTAGGTAGGCCCAATAAAAAGAAAgtctgtaataatattaattcttttatgcttcattcatgaatatattttttttctagtgctaaataaaaaattagataggGAGATCCCTATTTAATGAGATCTCCAACTAAAAACCATGTATGTGCAAGGGGAAAGGTAACACTTAGGTGGTTTCGCTAGTCATTCCTTCAGGCTTTCAATAGAGTGCATGAGCTGCTGGGAGGTAGTATGGTTGTGGTGGCATATACGGAGGGTAGGGATACTGTGGATATTGGCCTCCTGCGGGTTTGCCAACAAACCCTTGGCCCATATCACCATAGCCTCCACGGCCATGACCTATACCTGCGCCTGCGTGCACTCCTAGCAGATTTGCACCGATCCCGAGTCCGAAAAGCGAGTCCAAGGAACGCAGAGAAACCCCTTTATTCTTTGGGTTTGCTCCATGTTTTTTTAGTTCTTCTAAAGCTGGGATCACGATGCTAGATGTTGTGGGAAGTGTTTCTATGGAGCTGTAGTCTTCTTCCTGAAAATGATAAATAtagtatgtgtgtgtatgtactaTATAAATATCAACAGGTACTAAAATATTGTTGTctacatgtaatattatatgcATAAGTGCTACtgtcacatttttttatatcaataaaactattgatataatgatcatatttttcattaatgcaTTGTATACATTCTCTAAGTGTCTATATATAAACTTCTCTTATCATaatcaaaatcataatttttcagtttgtaaaaGAGTTCAGAAGCGAAAATAGGGCCACGTGGCCCTTCCTTGCATTTAATACTCAAAAAGCAgcttttttataatgtaaatgtaataaataaatataaataaaatgaaaagaatttgatatttattcctattacataaaatacatatttattactgtCCACTTTTTCTGAAATGTagtattatttatcataattactcagacattttataatagatacctacatagttatatttatttaaaataaacgtaaagtATATGGTTCCaaagatattttacatctttattacatattataatgacaccatgaaatatagtttaatatgagATGCCTcagtttttaattctatattactGCCAGGCACTGTCTCTTaatcattaaacaaaattaaacgttGCTCATTGTATAGTttgtaaacacattttagtttttgGGAAACTCAAAGATATGGATATTCCTGTTATAATGATATTCCATGACTTTCCTCGTACATAAGTACGATTTCAGGAGGCTAATGATACCGCTTATTAATGCTTACATATATTTAATGcctaataaatttgaaaataaatttaatggtcATAAGGcatcaaaataaacatattaacttTCTAAACAGTTTGTATTCTCTCCGGTTAACCTACTGTTGTGTATGGATTACAAGCtttgcaaataaatgtattaccaatatatttttaacataaatattcatttacgttgaaattaatggaaaataaaatcatataaatctagaaatataataacttaaatattacttaccGTTGTATCGCTGCAAACAATCGCTACCACCAGGCAGAAACAGATAAGTTTCTTAAACATCATTTCCTGTAACAACAACTTAAATATCATTTCCTGTAATTACTTAAACATCATTTTCtctaacaataacataaaagatAGTTCGTTTTATTATCGTATCTgtaatattttgactttttgctcctaataacaatgataaacagTCGCTAAAgctcaaatcccatggagtggcatgctTCATCACCAAACTGCTGCAAGCAATATTTCAAATCTTTGTTATTTTACGAGATATTGTGCAAACAGTggcataaataatattactattgtaatatatttgagttattaggtttatataaaaaactaattacaaaatataattatatcacttATATAGGTATGATTTAATATTAgacaatacaaaagtaaatataatttcttaaaccATATTtgggtaaatatttatttcactgctttctttatactgtatataagtaaataaaatacaatagcatATTATTCCATAGTTTTTCCTGTTCGTTATTCTtggaattttttgtttcatttggactttaatatttatgtaatttattaagaaatgttcacttttatatacaaacaaataataataacgctataatttattttaatttactgtaaataatttacaaaaatatatattataattcaaaaatctttgtaaaattcaCATTAGAAAGTTTAATACGGAAGGTTAATATAATTGTAGTTTATTATAGTTTCACAATGGTTTTTTCCAAATTAGTTGTCGATTATCCAAAAAATCTGTATCAAATGATATAGAAACAGgtcagatataaaataaatataatgtagaaAATTTCAAtctgacaaaaaatattatataaattataactactTACGTGGTGTATTCTTGAGCAAGTGAATCGAGACTGAATGTAATCAGAAGTATATTGTCTCTTACTGAATGGTACAAAAGAAAACCATAAATATCCCGTGACAGTTGTGATATCATGAACAGAGACTTTCCATTGTTTTTAGCCTGATTGGCGTGAcgaataatttatgtttcttgttCCGCTATTGGAAAAATACAAATGCTTAAATTAATAACGCTCGATATCAGTATAGTTGAACAGAATTTAATAGTTTTAGTGTTGGTTTCTATAATTGAAACCTTATCGGACCAgtatgaaagtaattaaatataatcatacgatgtttttcatagtttaacacaaaaagttgaattttctagtttaaaaactaaaaaataatgaatataaaagagctaaatagaattaaaataaaatatattttctcatcaTATCTATAAATCGTGTATCTTGAGTAGTAGTCAAGAAACACAAGCACCAAGggtcacattttaaatatatatatatatatatatatatatatatatatatatatatatatatatatatacatagtttgtaatttatgttgagttaataaaacaaaacattaacgaattttcaaataaatatacttttggtTTCTAATGGGCGCCATTTTAAcggtttcaaaattgtatatatctGTAACTGGTAATAGTAAATcacaagtgtaataataatcgtttattttaaatgtgaaaatagcACATTAGAtttgttgtaaatagttttaaaaataaaataattttaaactttaaaaaagtgtaattattacacttattttaagtttaaagtatttaagCTTTCTTAGCGAAAGTATATTTCTAGATCCAAGTAATGGCTTTTGTTTAACTATTGGTCTTTGCACCATTAATAGCTGTTTGCTAATTAATAATCTAAGGTTATCAATTGCTCTCACAATAGGTGTTTCAAAATAAGACTACGAAGTGTTCAAGAACCTTCTTTGAATTTAGCTTGTATTGACGATAACGGACACTATTTATAcccataaatttgtaattatttctaagattgtttttttacaacaatGAGGAGTACGTTTATATGCATTTGTAATATGGCGCTGCTTAGGGACACGGAACAATTTGTTGACTGACTTATCCCTAATAGCAAAACTTGTTGACGATGTTTATCACCGTTTATGATTTGccttattaaaaagttaaaatctgtttttttaaaccTCTATATCTTAAAGTCtgattagtaaatattaaacttatgatatttataattatttgattataattattattataagatactattttacaataaaatacatggTTTATTCATCGATAACTTTGATCAtcgataattaaataataattcaaaattatagcaGTATTTTGAATTTTCCGTGACACTATACCGTTAAACTTTACTATGTGTAAAACTACTgtttaagtacaaatttaaagctttatattacacttttttgtttttcattctGTTGTGCGAATACTATGAAGGTTAAGacgtataattaaataaagtcacAAACTTATCGGTCGTGCACATCTTCTCAGGATTTTGCGCTAGGAGGTTTAGACCTATAGGTTTAGGATATTAGTATTCACACAAATCCATGATAATCCAAAAATATcctttaatatatatacacacacgcgTCCTTGCGCgcacgcaaacacacacacacacacacacacacacacacacacacacacacaaaataatggATTGTTCCCAAgagttttccaatattttatgaagaaaattaacACTTTGCCTAGCACTGGCAAATACAGGGTCTGTATGATTTTGAGCAGACCTAAAGTCATTAAAAACCCTGTAAGTTTACTGACTATTTAGTTGCATGACTATTTTGTAGACCCttctttacataataattatCCATGCCGAAAAGTTTCCACAGTTTATAAGAAAAACCTTAATACGGAACAATTTTACAGTcaattataaaccattaaacgatgaaaaaaacaataaaatttcttttgtttcGTAGGGTAAGTGGGAATACTTAGTTGAAATTGCCTATTTGAGTGCTTggcaaattttcaatatactaatATTTCGCTCCTAATGATGTCTAAATTAACGTCCTTGACGACGTTAATGCGAGTGTTTAAATAAACATGATAGTAGTTTTTACCTAAGCATGCCTGATTGCTCGTATTTTgctttatctttttattttattttattttattttcatgctataaaacaggaaatacacccaattacattatagcagtacaaacaaatcaaaatgttaaataagtggtttgagtcctAGTCCCATGTCCATTGTAtcactggaatatttataagcaaaataactataaataaatattattctaaacgtTACATaggcactattataaataaataaacaatacataatacacattcagataaataacaaatacagtatatggtaatgacaatattagaaattagtttaataaattaatggaattttaattaataaattaataataaatcatcatttcataaatatagcttgaatttaagaaattgtaaaagaataaatatactatgaaggactggtatacaaaattaatgaaatgcatTTCTCTTTAAAGATATTCAAACTGTCGAAGTGAACATCAATGTCGGATCCACCCAAAAGCATTGCGTTATAACCCCTCATCATCCGCAACAGAGGAAAATACGATCGCATCACTGTGCGTGAGtaaggtaaattaaacaaaaacttgtttctgcTGTTAAAGTTCGGTACGCGATATCTGAGGGTCCCCAAACAGTACGCGTCATCCACCCGACCCCGGACCAGGCCCCACAAATGTACTTGCTCCAAGATCCGCCTCCTCAGGCTCAGGCTCGTCAACCCAAACATCTCCAAAAGCTCATTGTATTGAACTAAATAcgtgtaaacattaaaacacttgaaatataaatatctcaaaaacttcttttgcactctttcaagcatatcattataaattaaatgtgtaggaTTCCATACAATGGCGGCGTTCAAGTCACGATCTGACCAAGGATGTGTACAACACCATAAAAGACCAGATTTTTCTAAAATTCACACCTTGTCTCATAATAAAGCCCATCATTCTACTTGCAGCATTCACGCAAATTTCTATAAGAATTATAGTTCTATACTGAACGATAATTCGTTATCAACTGTAACGCCCAAGTCTTTAACTAAACTGACTCTTGTAATTGACTGTCCATTTAAATTGTAGTTGTGAATTATGGAACTATTTGATTTGGTAAAAGACATTACATGGCACTTTGCggtattaaaattcattttattttggctagcttatttatacacattatccaGATCAGCTTGTAGTATTTCAGCGTCccttattgaaaaaatgtaataaaaaagttttaaatcgtcGGCAAATAACAAAGACTTTTCTGTTTTAACGTGGTCACACAAATCTTTAATCGTAAGTAAGAATAAACTAGGACCTAAATTTGACCCTTGAGGTACCCCAGATTGCACTTTTAATACAAAAGGGCCTTTTTTGTATAGTGAAAAAGATGTTTTTAAGTCGATGTTGCTATAGTTTAACATAACTATTTTAATGTCGGCTTTTTCTTTATGTAATTGAATGTTCTGGCTAAGCTACCATTTCCTCTGACGATCCGGTTCAAACCAATGTTACAACGAAGGATGGAGTTGCAGTCGCTGTATGCTGCTTGGGTCTCCCTGCCTCTCGGTACTTCCTCTATGTATCGGCCTACACAGCATATATACATTGGTATTGGGAGGGAACAATACTATAGTATTAACCCTTTATCCTGAAATTCCACAAAcagtgatatattaaaatattaaattactttttgagtATGGTAATAATTAAGTACACCATCTACGGTACAGGCCTGGAGAAGAACTatctataatatatgtatatgtgaacaaatcattttatgtttcatataaGATGAGAACTAACAATGAGATAATGAAAATCAAAATTTCGTGATCATAACAAATACCaaccttttaaaaaatagttaaaatgtcGGATTTTGTTGTTAACTTAATTTGACAGACATTAACTCTTGAAGTCTCAAATTAATGATGTGTGGAGGGCATTTTGCAACACTCGTAAACATTTGAAAGTTATTCGTTCTGACTAAGTATTGCTTCtagttatttacatattgtttgtccCTCAAgatatgttgaatataaaatataggtatttgttttataaatacaataataatataataataataataataataatatcactttattgcgttaacaataataaaattgtcataaaatatttaaataataaaaagttaaaaaggcctacacttcattcactcacgcacacagtcacatgtttatctcattcactctcatcttcattctcaccagacaatcctgccactgccacaccagaaccagaggattgatcgtgttagttttgaatttcgtcccagcggctctccataaactcgtcaactgagtaaaacaccctcgacaccaaaagatgtcttagacgagttttaattttttttttgtcattcaattgtttgatctcttcaggaagcttattgattagcttgacaccaacctcagacggtaaacgttcgaatgctgcagttctgtgtttttgaacgcggaagttgtccctgcctctagtcccatactggtgaacgtcccttccttgaaccaagttacacttagaacggcagtacaggacaacctccaggatatagagacagggcaaagtcagcaatccaagctccctgaaggtgttttttgcatgaatctctgaagttcaattttgaaatgattgatgacagctttcttttgacttctaaatacacgttcaaatttgtatttagaacagctgccccacagtctcaaaccgtatgtcagatgtgtatataccaagccaaagtaggccgttcttattatatccaaagagcagaattttgtAAGGTTCCGTAAGACATAATTGCCTGAGGGAACCTTTGAAAAAAtgccgtcaatgtgatcgtcccaagtcagccctcgatctaggtgcattccgaggaacttggtgggatcagtttcttctattagaacatcatccgccatcacggtagcgaagttgtcaggttcttgctgccgaagaaagaaattgacgacgcttgatttggaactgttggccctcatatttagtgttgaaaaatactgaatacatgaattcagttctaaaaatgagttgatttctaattcatgttttgtttttgctctgatgaagagagttgtatcgtcagcatactgaatcatcttcCCTGTAAGGATCGatcaatctgttgacgtacacaaggaatagGACAGGTCCAAGCAtagatccctgtggaacaccgtaagtcatttgaacctttcctgacagggtattcgcaatctgcacacactggcttctatccctgaggtaagatgagatccattcgtgcggcagacctcgaactccacatgtcgtcaactggtacaacagtgtttcgtgatgtacacagtcgaatgctttagagaggtctagaaatatgcttagcacatgttctcttctctccaggtcatcgacaactgtatcgattaggtctgtgaccgcatcgattgtggatttgttttttctgaaaccgaattgttcggaacagaggatttcaaaacgatcaagaaaattttcaaatctgaccagaaaaatcttttcaagaacTTTGCTCATGACTGGGAGGATttaaattggacgatagttgcttgcaaggcaaggatcgtcttttttgaaaatgggtatgactttcgcagatttcaaaagggagggaaaaatgccttgtgcgaAAGTCAAGTTGGtcaaatttgtgagtggagccaaaatatgcttagagcaacgtttgagcagcccacacagacatgccattgatgtcacatgatttttttggtttcaatccctGTATCACGTGGGCGGGCCACCTCTTCCTCACTCACAGGaagacagtgccatggatgatACCGGTCCCATCGATGGCACTTCGCTGCAATTGaggcctttgaatgatgggtcaagtgatgcAACAGATTAAAAAAATGAGTTGAAATTCCCTTCCACTTTAGAAGGATCTGAAATAACTTCGTCCTGGATTTTGAGCTTTGAAAAATTGGGAATTTTTTGAGCGATTTTGgctgtgttgttacatttttaataattccccaagcagttttggaaaaattttcgcaatttttaagtttaaatttacgtgcttttgcagattttatcGTTTTCCGATATTTTGctcttgaaatttaattaacaaatttttaaattgttccatTTTCGGTGCTAATGTAAAATCGAATAGTAAAATTTTAGCCGTTctcgtaattctaaaattttcttcgtcacccaagaattttgttttgcttgtttgcgttctttaaaatatttgaaaggacAAGTTATTACATTTAAGTGATACACAACAAGATTATGAAAACGCGGTGTAAGCTTCATCTACGCTTTCAAGATTGTCTAAAAAAACCGAATTCAAAAGGGCAATGTTTTCCGAGCTAGTGTCTCTTTTGATTTTGGATGACGGTGTGTTCAATTTCTGGCTGAAAGTTACTGATAGTGGTTTcctgagcgaagtggtcagagatggcccGTATTGAAAACAGTGACTGAGGCCGTTTGGAATGTTtggtgatgacgttgtcgatggctttactcgatgtggcggtcactcgaTGTTGGCGAGTTTACTGACCAGATCAATCCGAAAGAGTTTTAGGATGTCGCGTAGTCGCTGTGTCGcaggtaaatatatatgattattatatatatattatatatataacatatacatacGCTTTTTGTACAACTGAGTTTGCCtcatgattttaaaaaaaaataagttaaaacaatttagtgAGCAATATGTATATAATGGCAgacaaaaacacaacaaataataaacataacataatgaattaaaataatttttaaataagtatgtaaAAGTCAACatcatagtattaaaataaatactcggTATTtagctaatgtaaataaatattatcatatatcataggtccattttaaataaatccttttaCCAAGTTTTTGTCCGCCACTGTAGCGGTGGGGTATGTTGTCAaaacatagtattaaaataaaaaactcggTATATGCTAATGTTATCATATATAATAggtctattttaaataaaatccttttaCCCAAGGTTTTTGTCCGCCCACTGTAGCGGAGTAGGGCTCTGGTGTCAATTCCAATTAAAGAAAGATTTTGGTACTAacagcatataaaaaattaaacctatGAAGTTGTTGTTTTAGTATTATTCCCATTAGGTGAGATATGTTTAAACAAATCTAGGATAAAATGTAAGGGCAGTcttacttgaaatttttttttattttctctttttttattgattatttttctttGCGACTTCCTCTTTCCATTGATATATAACACTTGGTGTATATATTGTGACAagctctattaaaaaaaattattaaaaacacttgCAACCACATTTTCCAAAGACAATTTCGCTCAGTATCACGGCACGCGAAGCTATGGAgtctttatataaacaaaaccacaaaactGAATGTGAGTATTTCTGTTTTCTTTGTTGGCTACTCTGCCTGATACTTGCAAATGACTAGCTGATGTCTGATTATTACTAAGTGTTTACTACTTGGTTGTTATGGatatgttatgaaataattgtgttgttttgTTGCCAAGTTTCAAGACTATTACAGTTTAGTGTAATTGTTTTtgattatc of the Homalodisca vitripennis isolate AUS2020 chromosome X, UT_GWSS_2.1, whole genome shotgun sequence genome contains:
- the LOC124368588 gene encoding uncharacterized protein LOC124368588, whose translation is MMFKKLICFCLVVAIVCSDTTEEDYSSIETLPTTSSIVIPALEELKKHGANPKNKGVSLRSLDSLFGLGIGANLLGVHAGAGIGHGRGGYGDMGQGFVGKPAGGQYPQYPYPPYMPPQPYYLPAAHALY